From the genome of Streptomyces sp. NBC_00659, one region includes:
- a CDS encoding sulfate adenylyltransferase subunit 1 — protein sequence MTSTTEPAEPLSVEQLTATTLLRFATAGSVDDGKSTLVGRLLHDSKSILTDQLEAVEHASRNRGQDTPDLALLTDGLRAEREQGITIDVAYRYFATARRRFILADTPGHVQYTRNMVTGASTADLAVVLVDARNGVIEQTRRHAAVAALLRVPHVVLAVNKMDLVEYKESVFAAIAEEFTAYASELGVPEITAIPISALAGDNVVDASANMDWYGGPTVLEHLETVPVSHDLAHCHARLPVQYVIRPQTAEHPDYRGYAGQIAAGSFRVGESVTVLPSGRTTKVAGIDLLGKPVDIAWTPQSVTLLLEDNIDVSRGDLLVPSKDAPPTTQDVEATVCHVADEPLTVGHRVLLKHGTRTVKAIVKDIPSRLTLDDLSLHPHPGRLIANDIGRVKIRTAEPLPLDSYADSRRTGAFILIDPADGTTLTAGMVGESFAAPQPVKDESDDDGWDF from the coding sequence ATGACCAGCACCACCGAACCCGCCGAGCCCTTGTCGGTCGAACAGCTGACGGCGACCACCCTGCTGCGTTTCGCGACCGCGGGCTCCGTCGACGACGGCAAGTCCACCCTGGTCGGACGCCTGCTGCACGACTCCAAGTCGATCCTCACGGACCAGCTGGAGGCCGTCGAGCACGCCTCGCGCAACCGCGGCCAGGACACCCCCGACCTGGCCCTGCTCACCGACGGCCTGCGCGCCGAACGCGAGCAGGGCATCACCATCGACGTCGCCTACCGCTACTTCGCCACCGCCCGGCGCCGGTTCATCCTCGCCGACACCCCCGGGCACGTGCAGTACACGCGCAACATGGTCACCGGCGCCTCCACCGCCGACCTGGCCGTCGTGCTCGTCGACGCCCGCAACGGCGTCATCGAGCAGACCCGCCGCCACGCCGCCGTCGCCGCGCTGCTGCGCGTCCCGCACGTGGTCCTGGCCGTCAACAAGATGGACCTCGTCGAGTACAAGGAGTCGGTGTTCGCGGCGATCGCCGAGGAGTTCACCGCCTACGCCTCCGAGCTGGGCGTCCCCGAGATCACCGCGATCCCGATCTCCGCGCTCGCCGGTGACAACGTGGTGGACGCTTCCGCCAACATGGACTGGTACGGCGGCCCCACCGTCCTGGAACACCTGGAGACCGTCCCGGTCAGCCACGACCTGGCACACTGCCACGCCCGGCTGCCCGTGCAGTACGTGATCCGCCCGCAGACCGCCGAGCACCCCGACTACCGCGGCTACGCCGGCCAGATCGCGGCCGGCTCGTTCCGCGTCGGCGAGAGCGTCACCGTGCTGCCGTCGGGCCGCACCACGAAGGTCGCCGGGATCGACCTGCTGGGCAAGCCGGTCGACATCGCCTGGACCCCGCAGTCGGTGACCCTCCTGCTGGAGGACAACATCGACGTCTCGCGCGGTGATCTGCTCGTGCCGAGCAAGGACGCGCCGCCGACCACCCAGGACGTCGAGGCGACCGTCTGCCACGTCGCCGACGAACCGCTCACCGTCGGCCACCGGGTCCTGCTCAAGCACGGCACCCGCACGGTCAAGGCGATCGTCAAGGACATCCCGTCCCGGCTGACCCTGGACGACCTCTCGCTGCACCCGCACCCGGGCCGGCTGATCGCCAACGACATCGGCCGCGTCAAGATCCGCACCGCCGAGCCGCTCCCGCTCGACTCCTACGCCGACTCCCGCCGTACCGGCGCGTTCATCCTCATCGACCCCGCCGACGGCACCACGCTGACCGCGGGCATGGTCGGCGAGTCGTTCGCGGCGCCGCAGCCGGTCAAGGACGAGTCCGACGACGACGGCTGGGACTTCTGA
- the cysD gene encoding sulfate adenylyltransferase subunit CysD, which translates to MTTVASVSEETESSPYALSHLDALESEAVHIFREVAGEFERPVILFSGGKDSIVMLHLALKAFAPAAVPFTLLHVDTGHNFPEVLEYRDRTVERHGLRLHVASVQDYIDRGVLRERPDGTRNPLQTLPLTEKIQSERFDAVFGGGRRDEEKARAKERVFSLRDEFSQWDPRRQRPELWNLYNGRHAPGEHVRVFPLSNWTELDVWQYIAREGIELPDIYFAHEREVFQRSNMWLTAGEWGGPKDGETVEKRLVRYRTVGDMSCTGAVDSDATTLEQVITEIAASRLTERGATRADDKMSEAAMEDRKREGYF; encoded by the coding sequence ATGACGACCGTCGCCAGTGTCTCCGAGGAGACCGAGAGCAGCCCGTACGCGCTGTCGCACCTGGACGCGCTGGAGTCGGAGGCCGTCCACATCTTCCGTGAGGTGGCGGGTGAGTTCGAGCGGCCGGTGATCCTGTTCTCCGGTGGCAAGGACTCGATCGTGATGCTGCATCTGGCGCTGAAGGCGTTCGCCCCGGCGGCGGTGCCCTTCACGCTGCTGCACGTGGACACCGGGCACAACTTCCCCGAGGTCCTCGAGTACCGCGACCGGACGGTGGAGCGGCACGGGCTGCGCCTGCACGTCGCCTCGGTGCAGGACTACATCGACCGTGGCGTGCTGCGCGAGCGTCCCGACGGGACGCGTAATCCGCTGCAGACGCTGCCGCTGACCGAGAAGATCCAGTCCGAGCGTTTCGACGCCGTGTTCGGCGGCGGACGCCGGGACGAGGAGAAGGCCCGCGCCAAGGAGCGGGTGTTCTCGCTGCGCGACGAGTTCTCGCAGTGGGACCCGCGCCGCCAGCGCCCCGAGCTGTGGAACCTCTACAACGGCCGTCACGCGCCCGGCGAGCACGTCCGCGTGTTCCCGCTGTCCAACTGGACCGAGCTGGACGTGTGGCAGTACATCGCCCGTGAGGGCATCGAGCTGCCCGACATCTACTTCGCGCACGAGCGCGAGGTCTTCCAGCGGTCGAACATGTGGCTGACCGCGGGCGAGTGGGGCGGTCCGAAGGACGGCGAGACCGTGGAGAAGCGGCTCGTGCGCTACCGGACGGTGGGTGACATGTCCTGCACCGGCGCCGTCGACTCCGACGCGACCACGCTGGAGCAGGTGATCACCGAGATCGCCGCGTCCCGGCTCACCGAGCGGGGCGCGACCCGCGCCGACGACAAGATGTCCGAGGCCGCGATGGAAGACCGCAAGCGCGAGGGGTACTTCTAG
- the cysC gene encoding adenylyl-sulfate kinase yields MTTTTTDTAPGAAPTISQEQQVTSGATVWLTGLPSAGKTTIAYELAGRLREEGHRVEVLDGDEIREFISAGLGFGREDRHTNVQRIGFLAELLARNGVKALVPVIAPYADSREAVRGRHQENGTTYLEVHVATPVEVCSVRDVKGLYAKQAAGELTGLTGVDDPYEAPEAPDLRIESHTQTVQESAAALHALLTEKGLA; encoded by the coding sequence ATGACGACGACCACGACGGACACCGCGCCCGGCGCGGCCCCCACGATTTCCCAGGAGCAGCAAGTGACGAGCGGAGCCACTGTCTGGCTCACGGGTCTGCCGAGTGCCGGCAAGACCACCATCGCCTACGAACTGGCGGGCCGGCTCCGCGAGGAGGGCCACCGCGTCGAGGTCCTCGACGGCGACGAGATCCGCGAGTTCATCTCGGCGGGCCTCGGCTTCGGCCGCGAGGACCGGCACACGAACGTGCAGCGGATCGGCTTCCTGGCCGAACTGCTGGCCCGCAACGGTGTGAAGGCGCTCGTCCCGGTCATCGCTCCGTACGCGGACAGCCGCGAGGCGGTGCGCGGGCGCCACCAGGAGAACGGGACGACGTACCTGGAGGTGCACGTGGCGACCCCGGTCGAGGTGTGCTCCGTACGGGATGTGAAGGGTCTGTACGCCAAGCAGGCCGCGGGCGAGCTCACGGGGCTGACCGGGGTCGACGACCCGTACGAGGCGCCCGAGGCGCCCGACCTGCGCATCGAGTCGCACACCCAGACCGTGCAGGAGTCCGCCGCCGCGCTGCACGCGCTGCTCACCGAGAAGGGTCTCGCATGA
- a CDS encoding phosphoadenylyl-sulfate reductase, producing the protein MTAIQQERTGEDLKSLAERAGRDLEDASALEILRWAVDTFGGKFCVTSSMEDAVVAHLASRARPGVDVVFLDTGYHFPETIGTRDAVEAVMDVNVITLTPRRSVAEQDAEHGPKLHDRDPDLCCALRKVKPLEEGLTAYDAWATGLRRDESETRANTPVVGWDEKRRKVKVSPIARWTQADVDAYVAEHGVLTNPLLMDGYASVGCAPCTRRVLEGEDARAGRWAGRAKTECGLHG; encoded by the coding sequence ATGACGGCCATTCAGCAAGAGCGCACGGGCGAGGACTTGAAGAGCCTGGCCGAGCGGGCGGGGCGCGACCTGGAGGACGCCTCCGCGCTGGAGATCCTCCGGTGGGCGGTGGACACCTTCGGCGGGAAGTTCTGCGTGACCTCCTCCATGGAGGACGCGGTCGTCGCCCATCTCGCCTCCCGCGCCCGGCCCGGTGTGGACGTGGTGTTCCTCGACACCGGCTATCACTTCCCGGAGACGATCGGCACGCGTGACGCGGTCGAGGCCGTGATGGACGTCAACGTCATCACCCTGACCCCGCGTCGGAGCGTGGCCGAGCAGGACGCCGAGCACGGGCCGAAGCTGCACGACCGCGACCCGGACCTGTGCTGCGCCCTGCGCAAGGTCAAGCCGCTCGAAGAGGGCCTGACCGCCTACGACGCCTGGGCGACCGGGCTGCGCCGCGACGAGTCGGAGACCCGGGCGAACACCCCGGTCGTCGGCTGGGACGAGAAGCGGCGGAAGGTCAAGGTCTCGCCCATCGCCCGCTGGACGCAGGCGGACGTGGACGCGTACGTCGCCGAGCACGGGGTCCTCACCAACCCGCTGCTGATGGACGGTTACGCCTCCGTCGGCTGCGCGCCGTGCACCCGCCGGGTGCTGGAGGGCGAGGACGCGCGCGCCGGCCGGTGGGCGGGCCGTGCGAAGACCGAGTGCGGGCTGCACGGATGA